From a single Gemmatimonadota bacterium genomic region:
- a CDS encoding carboxymuconolactone decarboxylase family protein, translated as MSDSIEEFNRFRGAMNQKVFAAGNLTTNRFFNLDTRAYEAGALDVKTKELLGLVASMVLRCDDCITYHVQRCCDEGVTDPEMHEAFSIGLVVGGSIVIPHLRRAVARLEEVRQSSSAP; from the coding sequence ATGAGCGACAGTATCGAAGAGTTCAACCGATTCCGTGGGGCCATGAACCAGAAGGTCTTCGCCGCCGGGAACCTGACGACGAACCGGTTCTTCAACCTCGACACCCGCGCCTACGAGGCCGGGGCGCTCGACGTCAAGACCAAGGAACTCCTTGGCTTGGTGGCGTCGATGGTGCTCCGCTGTGACGACTGCATTACCTACCACGTCCAGCGATGCTGCGACGAAGGGGTGACCGACCCCGAGATGCATGAGGCGTTTTCGATCGGCCTGGTGGTCGGGGGGTCCATTGTGATTCCCCACCTCCGCCGAGCGGTGGCCCGGCTTGAGGAGGTCCGTCAGTCAAG